AGAGAAGCAAGTTTTTGGGTAGACCGCTCATTCACTGTGCATGACCCAGATGATAGAATAGGTCTCGTGTTTGGGTAGTCGCcattggagatagtctaaccGAGTTTTGCAGTGACATGCCCAGATGCCGTGTCCTTCACAAGCATGTGTTTTCACCTCCAGTAGATTTATCCATTACCATTCAACCCAGAATAAGCGAACACAAACATGACGTTAAGATAGGCTCAACCGTACAATACAAAGGTCTATTAGGAGTATTTCATAGCATAAGAATTTATCAACTCCCAACAGCTGTTAAGTTAGAATATTGCTGATAACATTGAGGCATTgcaaacccaaaaaaaaaaacccgtGAAATGTACTCCCTTGGTGAAATGCTTTTGCAGCTCAGCAGAGTAAAGAAAACAAAATAACTTCTAGGCATGGAACCTAGCCCCAGTGGCAAAATTGTACATCACAAATTCATTATTTTGAATGCTCCTTAACGGCTCAAcatatttcaaataaaaaaagataatgGTAGTCCTCAGTTGACAACATCCAGGACCAGCTTACGGGACTTCAAGACTGACCACTTCATGCGGCGGTAGTAGGCAGCTTGGAGAAGCGCTAGTGATAGTAGGAAGATCCATTTCACTCCCATCTACAATGGATTTTGAGTGGGTAGCAATTAGGATATGGAGTAGCAAATTGAAAAGCAACAGAGCAATCTGAATGATTTAAGTCACGAGGTTGTTACCAGCTTTCTCTCTTCCATCTCAGGCTCGGCTGCCCAAGAAAGGAATGATACGACATCCTTACCCATCTGTGATGGAAATATGAATGGTCAAACTTTAGTCCTAGCCCCACAATTCAAAACTACAGGGATCAATAATGACAATATAGTTTACCTGGGCTTCAGTTGCAGGAGTACCATCCTCATACTCCACAGCTCCATCATTAAGCATCTTGGGCATGGCTATGGCACCACCAGGGAAGTAGGGATTGTAGTGCAGACCCTCACGAATCTAGGATACAAATCAACCAATGTTTTTATGGTTACTTGTAAGATAGTAAAAGGCGAACACAAGAATGCAAAAGAGTATGAAAGATAATACACCCTGTCAGAATCATGAGAAAGCAATATCGATGGGGTAGAGTTTGGCTGGATTCCAAAATCAAAGAATTATCCATGGTATACATACAGATAAAACAAGTGATGTTGAGCTGAGCAAAGATTATTGACTAACATTGCTCATATAGAATATAATGGATTAAGCACTGAAAACATCAAAATCTGCAGTTCAGTGCTTCCAACATACAACatcattaaaataaaaaacacagTGTATGAATCAGGAGTCAGTACGATGCAGTGATTACAATGCAAGAGGTTACTCCTAACCACTTATAAACAACGATACTGAAGAACACATCACGGAGCTGTAAAGCACACCAGATTGCAACAATAGATAAACAAGAAAAGTACCTGAACGCCAGCTGGTGGATCACGATATCCAGTAAGAAGAGCAAAAACATAGTTCTGACCATTGTGCCTTGCCTGAATGGATGCATTGCAGACAGTAAGCCATAAACAGTGAAAGATCACATCAAATCAATGCAATACCATTAACTGCAAATACCTTTGTGATAAGACTAAGGTCCGGGGGGTATGCACCACCATTAGCAAATCGGGCTGCTTGCTCGTTCGCATAAGGCTGTGGGAAGCGATCACTCAGCTTACCAGGGCGGGTGAACATTTCACCCTCATCGTTAGGACCATCAACCACCTCAATCTCAGCAGCCATTGCCTTTGTTTCCTCCTCAGTATAGGCCACCCCAACCAAATCACGGTACGAAATCAAGGACATGGAGTGACAAGAAGCACAAACTTGTGTGTAAACTTGATGCCCACGCCGAATTCTGTGCAATAAtatttttaagataaattagagCAGCACACAAGAAAACAAGGTACTAGCACTTCAACAAGAATTTTTTTCTACAAACAAGACAGCTAAAAAATGACATCAGTTTTATTCTGAAATTACTACGTCATGCCATCTAAGAATTATATACCCCAGTACACAAAAAGGATGTCAATCTCTGTGCAACAATCCATATTTCACAAGACTTGCATGAATCTgtaaacatcatgccatatcatATGAAATAAAGTTTCTTGAGAAGGAGAAGATACGGTTGACTTACGACGCGTGATCATAAGAGCTCATGATGCCAGCATGGGGCCAGGGATAATCTGGGGCTGCCAAGCCATGCTCAGCTTCATCAGCAGATGCTATTgtagcaaaactcaaaagacCAGAGGCACCAACTCCAAGAAGAGCCAATGCTCTCAGTCCAGCAGAGGACTCTTCATGCTTTCCCCTCAATGAAGAAAGCAGCGATGAACCCTGAAGAGCATGATAAAGATGTTTGAGACAACTGAGACCCACAAAAACAACTAATTGATTTCCAGAAAGACTATTTTCTATCAAGAATGGAGGATAACAGTAAAAATAGGATAAGTAGCCAATGTCCAGTCAACAGAACTTTTAAAATGTACCATAACCTATGATATTTGGTTCAATTCTATACAGTAGACAACAAAACTGGCAAGAACGAGCCATACAAGAAACACATGCAGCAGTGATTTATCATCACTTGATGGAGAGAGTGTAGATTCCAACAGGCTAAGCATGTTTACTATGATTTGTTTTTAAGCATGAGCAATAGATTCCAGACAGATTCCATATTGTGATGGTGTGCCCAAGATGGACATGTGGAAAATAAAAATCACATGATAAGAAGATTGAATACGGATGCAATTTAAAGCAACTGACAAACAAACAACGAGTTCACCAAAATACTTACAGCAGACTGGTTGTGGAGAGTTCTCTTCAGAAGCTGGTTAATGCCCCTGGCGGCAGCCATCGAGGATTCTGCAAATTCCAGTATGAGGACTCAGTTACATAACGAAATGGTTGTCACAACAATTAGCAGGAGCACGTTTCAATCCCACTGACAAAGTGGCAATAGTCGACCAATCTAGTGAATTAACTTGAAACAAAATCACATTATCACGAGAACAGAATCAGGAGGCTTTGTTGCTCATTTCGCAAGTATAACACCTCAACCCGCAACAGATTAAAA
This window of the Sorghum bicolor cultivar BTx623 chromosome 7, Sorghum_bicolor_NCBIv3, whole genome shotgun sequence genome carries:
- the LOC110436949 gene encoding cytochrome c1-2, heme protein, mitochondrial, with translation MAAARGINQLLKRTLHNQSAGSSLLSSLRGKHEESSAGLRALALLGVGASGLLSFATIASADEAEHGLAAPDYPWPHAGIMSSYDHASIRRGHQVYTQVCASCHSMSLISYRDLVGVAYTEEETKAMAAEIEVVDGPNDEGEMFTRPGKLSDRFPQPYANEQAARFANGGAYPPDLSLITKARHNGQNYVFALLTGYRDPPAGVQIREGLHYNPYFPGGAIAMPKMLNDGAVEYEDGTPATEAQMGKDVVSFLSWAAEPEMEERKLMGVKWIFLLSLALLQAAYYRRMKWSVLKSRKLVLDVVN